One window of the Oncorhynchus keta strain PuntledgeMale-10-30-2019 chromosome 31, Oket_V2, whole genome shotgun sequence genome contains the following:
- the LOC118373832 gene encoding gamma-secretase subunit PEN-2-like has product MNLERLPNEEKLNLCRKYYFGGFAFLPFLWLVNVVWFFKEAFVKPIYTEQLQIKTYVKRSGLGLLLWVAVLTTWITIFQHFRAEWGEVGDYLSFTIPLGIP; this is encoded by the exons ATGAACCTAGAGCGCCTTCCTAATGAGGAGAAACTCAACCTCTGTAGGAAATACTATTTCG GGGGATTTGCATTCCTTCCGTTCCTGTGGCTGGTGAATGTGGTGTGGTTTTTCAAAGAGGCCTTTGTAAAgccaatatatactgaacaactTCAGATCAAAACAT ATGTAAAGCGTTCAGGGCTGGGGTTGCTACTGTGGGTTGCAGTACTCACCACATGGATAACCATATTCCAACACTTCAGAGCAGAATGGGGTGAGGTGGGCGACTACCTCTCCTTCACCATTCCACTTGGCATTCCCTGA
- the LOC118373831 gene encoding alpha-crystallin B chain-like, with the protein MDFDLPPTFPASGIAWERVLPPLLPGLNGTFGLYSFTPSELLTPVTEQTGSAQVCCDHSRFTVQVDVKHFNPEELMVKVTGDFVEVQGKHKEKKDGSGLVMRQFNRRYRIPEGVDSIALESAVSPEGILIISAPMLQGENFRHLSHSES; encoded by the exons ATGGACTTCGATCTGCCACCCACTTTTCCAGCCAGCGGTATCGCATGGGAGAGGGTCCTGCCGCCTCTTCTTCCCGGGCTGAACGGGACATTCGGGCTGTACTCATTCACTCCGTCGGAGCTGCTCACCCCAGTGACGGAGCAAACTGGCTCTGCACAG GTGTGTTGTGACCACAGTCGATTCACAGTTCAGGTTGATGTAAAACACTTCAACCCAGAGGAGCTGATGGTCAAGGTGACAGGAGACTTTGTGGAGGTCCAAGGGAAACACAAAGAGAAAAAA GATGGGTCGGGGCTGGTGATGCGACAGTTTAACCGGCGCTACAGGATTCCAGAGGGAGTGGACTCCATAGCTCTGGAGTCGGCTGTGTCGCCTGAAGGCATCCTCATCATATCGGCCCCTATGCTGCAGGGGGAGAACTTCAGACACCTGTCCCACTCAGAATCATGA